Below is a genomic region from Algoriphagus halophilus.
GAACAATTCCTGCCCCCGTTTCGATAACTGGGACTTTTGCATTTTCTCTGACAAAATTAATCAAACCCTGAGATCCTCTAGGGATAATAACATCCACAAAGTGTACTGCTTCCAATAAGGCTTTGGTGGAAGCTCTTTCCGGTGGCAAAAGCTGAAAGGCGGAAACAGGCAACCCATGATTTTCAAGTACCTGATGAATAAGGCTCATAATTGCTCTGTTGGAATGATCCGCATCAGAACCTCCTTTTAATACCAAGCCATTTCCAGATTTAAGTGCCAATGAAAAAACATCAAAGGTCACATTAGGTCTGGCCTCATAGATGATCCCTATTACACCAAGTGGAACTGTTATTTTTTGTAAGTCCAAACCATTTTCAAGGGTTTTGCTTTCCAACACCTGATGCAATGGACTAGGTAACGCGCTGACTTGAACCAGTTCGCCTGCAATCCCCGCGATACGTTCTTCTGTCAACAATAAACGATCATACATGGGGTTTTCGGGATCCATTCTTTGAAGATCTTTCTCATTTTCCTCGAGAAGAAAAGGAGCATTTTCGACAGCAAGTACTGCTAAATTATGGAGCACAAAATTGACTTGATCATTCGTGATGCCAGTCAGTTTTCTTGCACCCTTTTTTACTTCTTCAAAAATATGTTGGTACTCAGTCATAATCGAAAATATAGAGGTAATCGTAATGGATCAATGCTTTTTGGTTTTTTTGACCTATTCTTTCCAAGGCCAATTTGCTGGAGTATTCTGCTCTTCCTAGACCTATTTTTTCTCCTGTTTCATCTTTGATGACCAAGATGTCTCCTTTGGAAAATTCTCCTATTATTTGGGTGATCCCAATGGGCAGTAGGCTTCGAATTACTTCCGAATGGAGTGAGTTTTTGGCCCCTTCATTCACTATAAGTTCTCCTTTGTAATATTCAGTTCCATGTGCCAACCATTTTTTTACTCCTTGTTTTGCCCTCTTTGGTTCAAACCAAGTACAACGGAGTTTTTGGGAGGCAAATTCGTCTAACACTCCATCTTTTTTACCATTCGCAATGATTACCTGAATTCCCAAATTGGCAGATTTTTTTGCCATGGCGTATTTGGTGAGCATACCTCCTCTCCCAAAAGAGGATTTGGTTGCGGAAATATACTTACTCACTTCCGGTAAGGTGGAAGAGACTTTTTCAATGAGTTTAGAGGATGGGTCTGAAGGGTTTCCTGTAAATATGCCATCAACATTGGTTAACAGTAGCAGTGAATCGGCATTGATCATAGCTGCTGCTAAGCTTGCCAGTTCATCATTATCCGTAAACATCAATTCTGTGATGGTAACAGTGTCATTTTCGTTGATAATAGGAAGAATCCCTTGAGAGAGCAATGCCTGAATACAGTTTTTCATATTTAGAAAATGCTTTCTGTCCCGGAAATCCTCCTTTGTTACTAGGATCTGTGCCACCTCTTGACCATGTTTTTCGAACAGGTTCTGGTATTGATTGATCAGCCTTACTTGACCAGTGGAAGACCAAATTTGTTTTTTAAAAACCGGGTTTAATTTTTTGGAAAGGGGGATGGCTTGTCTGCCGAAAGCTACTGCACCTGAACTAACCAGTACTACCTTTTTGCCAGACTTGATGAGTCGTTGAATTTGATTCACCAATTCCTCCATCCGTATCAAATCAGGAAGTCCGTTTTCCTGAGTCAATACATTGGACCCTATTTTGATCACTAGAAGTTTGCTGTTGAGCATAATCTAAAAATTTGCCCGAAAATAGGGAAGTTGGAAGGGAATTGCTAAG
It encodes:
- the proB gene encoding glutamate 5-kinase produces the protein MLNSKLLVIKIGSNVLTQENGLPDLIRMEELVNQIQRLIKSGKKVVLVSSGAVAFGRQAIPLSKKLNPVFKKQIWSSTGQVRLINQYQNLFEKHGQEVAQILVTKEDFRDRKHFLNMKNCIQALLSQGILPIINENDTVTITELMFTDNDELASLAAAMINADSLLLLTNVDGIFTGNPSDPSSKLIEKVSSTLPEVSKYISATKSSFGRGGMLTKYAMAKKSANLGIQVIIANGKKDGVLDEFASQKLRCTWFEPKRAKQGVKKWLAHGTEYYKGELIVNEGAKNSLHSEVIRSLLPIGITQIIGEFSKGDILVIKDETGEKIGLGRAEYSSKLALERIGQKNQKALIHYDYLYIFDYD
- a CDS encoding glutamate-5-semialdehyde dehydrogenase: MTEYQHIFEEVKKGARKLTGITNDQVNFVLHNLAVLAVENAPFLLEENEKDLQRMDPENPMYDRLLLTEERIAGIAGELVQVSALPSPLHQVLESKTLENGLDLQKITVPLGVIGIIYEARPNVTFDVFSLALKSGNGLVLKGGSDADHSNRAIMSLIHQVLENHGLPVSAFQLLPPERASTKALLEAVHFVDVIIPRGSQGLINFVRENAKVPVIETGAGIVHTYVDESADLEKAAAIILNSKTRRPSVCNSLDCLIVHESILPNLNELIAPLLQKEVQVFADQKSREALHKHELISLADESHFGTEFLSLKMAIKTVSNLDEALDHIAIYSSKHSEAIVSNTQEHINRFLLEVDAAAVYENTSTAFTDGAQFGLGAEIGISTQKLHARGPMALKELCSYKWVIRGNGQVRD